The following proteins come from a genomic window of Elusimicrobiota bacterium:
- a CDS encoding 5-formyltetrahydrofolate cyclo-ligase, translating into MIDSDLLRQKHFLRLHFIALNRDRPVGLRRRDARRAARRLMARPEWRRAETVGLFLSLPHEIDTAPLIRAGRAAGKTIAVPVVAPETRGMRFARLPKSQGALRKNAHGVWEPRDPEWVERPDLLVVPGAAFTKGGERLGAGGGYFDRYLSETPRLKTLGYCFDHQLAVRLPGAVHDRRVNAVVTPGRVFARR; encoded by the coding sequence ATGATCGATTCGGATCTCCTGCGCCAAAAACATTTTTTACGATTGCATTTCATCGCCTTGAACCGGGACCGGCCCGTCGGTCTGCGTCGCCGGGACGCCCGCCGGGCGGCGCGCCGTTTGATGGCCCGGCCGGAGTGGCGACGGGCCGAAACGGTGGGACTCTTTTTGTCGCTGCCCCACGAAATCGACACCGCGCCCTTGATCCGCGCCGGCCGGGCCGCGGGAAAAACCATCGCCGTGCCGGTGGTCGCTCCGGAAACGCGCGGGATGCGTTTCGCCCGTCTGCCGAAAAGCCAAGGCGCGCTGCGCAAGAACGCGCACGGGGTTTGGGAACCCCGCGATCCCGAATGGGTCGAACGGCCGGATCTGTTGGTCGTGCCCGGGGCGGCCTTCACGAAGGGGGGGGAGCGCTTGGGCGCCGGCGGGGGGTATTTTGATCGTTACCTGTCCGAGACCCCCCGTTTGAAAACCCTCGGCTATTGTTTTGATCACCAACTCGCGGTGCGTTTGCCGGGCGCGGTCCACGACCGTCGGGTGAACGCCGTGGTCACCCCCGGGCGCGTTTTCGCCCGCCGATAA
- a CDS encoding replication-associated recombination protein A — MDLFQAAAPESIGDHTPLAARMAPRDWGEFAGQADLVAPGGLLRRAVEADRLGSAIFFGPPGCGKTALARLVAAKTQAHVEQTNAVTIGVPDIRKILAAAADRKRARGRRTLLILDEIHHFNRTQQDALLPDVERGLVTLIGLTTENPFFYVNAALISRSTVYAFNALGKEDLRGLLRRALADPERGLGAKNAVLDPDAEDHLLAVSDGDARRLLNALELAVLTTTTEKGAVRVSRTAAEASTQRRALRYDKSSDEHYDTVSAFIKSLRGSDPDAALYWMAKMLAAGEDPRFVARRLLICASEDVGNADPRALLIANAAFETVEKVGMPEARIPLAQAAVYVAVAPKSNTSYVAIDRALAEVERGPRREVPLPLRDANRDGEALGHGAGYKYPHDFPGRFTPQEYMPQWSRFWEPGDLGDEKRLKERYEALWPERKKT, encoded by the coding sequence ATGGACCTGTTCCAGGCCGCCGCGCCGGAAAGCATCGGGGACCACACCCCTTTGGCCGCACGCATGGCGCCGCGCGATTGGGGGGAATTCGCCGGGCAAGCCGACCTGGTGGCCCCCGGCGGTTTGTTGCGCCGGGCGGTGGAGGCGGACCGGCTGGGCTCCGCCATTTTTTTCGGCCCGCCGGGTTGCGGCAAGACGGCCCTCGCCCGCCTCGTGGCCGCCAAAACCCAAGCCCACGTGGAGCAAACCAACGCCGTCACCATCGGGGTGCCGGACATCCGCAAAATCCTCGCGGCGGCGGCCGACCGCAAACGGGCGCGGGGGCGGCGCACGTTGCTCATCCTCGACGAGATCCACCATTTCAACCGCACCCAACAGGACGCGCTGTTGCCCGACGTCGAGCGGGGGTTGGTGACCCTGATCGGCCTCACGACGGAAAACCCCTTTTTTTACGTCAACGCCGCCCTTATTTCCCGTTCCACGGTGTACGCCTTTAACGCCTTGGGCAAGGAAGACCTTCGCGGTCTGCTGCGCCGCGCCTTGGCCGACCCCGAGCGCGGCTTGGGCGCAAAGAACGCCGTGTTGGACCCCGACGCCGAAGACCATTTGCTCGCCGTTTCGGACGGGGACGCCCGGCGGCTCCTCAACGCTTTGGAACTCGCCGTCCTGACCACGACGACGGAAAAAGGGGCGGTGCGCGTTTCGCGGACGGCCGCCGAAGCCTCGACCCAGCGGCGGGCCCTCCGGTACGATAAATCGTCCGACGAGCACTACGACACGGTGTCCGCGTTCATCAAATCCCTCCGGGGATCCGACCCGGACGCGGCTCTGTATTGGATGGCCAAAATGCTGGCCGCCGGCGAGGACCCCCGCTTCGTCGCCCGGCGGCTCTTGATTTGCGCTTCGGAGGATGTGGGCAACGCCGATCCGCGGGCGCTCTTGATCGCCAACGCCGCCTTTGAAACCGTGGAAAAAGTGGGCATGCCCGAGGCGCGGATCCCCTTGGCCCAGGCGGCCGTGTACGTGGCCGTGGCCCCCAAATCCAACACGTCCTACGTGGCCATCGACCGGGCGCTCGCCGAGGTGGAACGGGGCCCGCGCCGCGAGGTGCCGCTTCCGTTGCGCGACGCGAACCGCGACGGCGAGGCGCTCGGCCACGGCGCCGGGTACAAGTATCCCCACGATTTCCCGGGACGATTCACCCCTCAGGAATACATGCCGCAATGGTCCCGTTTTTGGGAACCGGGGGACCTGGGCGATGAGAAACGGTTGAAGGAGCGTTACGAAGCCCTTTGGCCGGAACGGAAAAAAACATGA
- a CDS encoding cell division protein ZapA yields MVYELDPGNLTPLEANQLAAYVDQKMKEISDKLGLVDTQKIAVLAALNIAFELGSRQKANAQELPPVDEAKLKSLLETLEKALA; encoded by the coding sequence ATGGTGTACGAGCTCGATCCCGGGAACCTCACCCCGTTGGAAGCCAACCAGTTGGCCGCTTACGTCGATCAGAAAATGAAGGAAATTTCCGATAAACTCGGATTGGTGGACACCCAGAAAATCGCCGTGCTCGCGGCCCTCAACATCGCTTTCGAACTGGGGTCCCGCCAAAAGGCCAACGCCCAGGAGTTGCCCCCGGTGGACGAAGCCAAACTCAAAAGCCTTTTGGAGACGCTCGAAAAAGCGTTGGCGTGA
- the zapB gene encoding cell division protein ZapB translates to MPSPLLTKLAEKVRQATGEIHHLRKERERLQAELTLMGDESRRARRLLREHGELIEERERLRSRLEKILDKLDRLKIA, encoded by the coding sequence ATGCCATCGCCCTTGTTGACCAAACTCGCTGAAAAAGTCCGGCAGGCGACCGGAGAAATCCATCATTTGCGCAAGGAGCGGGAGCGGCTGCAGGCCGAACTGACATTGATGGGCGACGAGAGCCGCCGGGCCCGGCGCCTTTTGCGCGAACACGGGGAGTTGATCGAGGAGCGGGAACGCCTGCGGTCCCGGCTTGAGAAGATTTTGGACAAGCTGGATCGGCTCAAAATCGCGTGA
- a CDS encoding VTT domain-containing protein translates to MARAPVITHFVALIDGLSGNPWALPVFVGLYVAACFVAPVSPFPVAGGVLFGFGWGLVINLAAVLAGASGPFWFARRLGHRPMAALLRRWGNRGWVGLLRHPGPGPFVLLRWVGFPPFVIMNYLAGLSQMTWRRFLWTSLVGLFPWTFLMTYFSGTFWSILREAGIAGFRQAVVDHLGPLLAGLAVLASTALLGLWARRRLGLRNR, encoded by the coding sequence GTGGCCCGCGCGCCGGTGATCACGCATTTCGTTGCCCTGATCGACGGGTTAAGCGGCAACCCCTGGGCGCTGCCGGTTTTCGTTGGTCTCTATGTGGCGGCTTGTTTTGTGGCGCCGGTGAGCCCTTTCCCCGTCGCGGGGGGAGTGTTGTTCGGCTTCGGGTGGGGATTGGTCATCAATTTGGCGGCCGTGCTCGCCGGAGCCAGCGGGCCCTTCTGGTTCGCTCGGCGGTTGGGGCACCGGCCCATGGCGGCCCTCCTTCGTCGATGGGGGAATCGCGGATGGGTGGGACTCCTTCGGCATCCCGGCCCCGGTCCCTTCGTCCTCCTGCGGTGGGTCGGTTTCCCGCCCTTTGTGATCATGAATTACTTGGCGGGGCTTTCGCAAATGACGTGGCGGCGGTTTTTGTGGACCAGTTTGGTCGGTCTTTTCCCGTGGACTTTTCTGATGACTTATTTCTCGGGGACGTTTTGGAGCATTTTGCGGGAGGCGGGCATCGCCGGATTCCGTCAAGCGGTGGTGGACCACCTGGGTCCCCTTCTGGCGGGGTTGGCGGTTCTGGCCTCGACCGCGTTGCTGGGGTTGTGGGCGCGACGGCGCCTCGGTTTAAGAAATCGCTGA
- a CDS encoding DUF1343 domain-containing protein: MNRRIAALTVFLLAGVLRAEVKTGLDVLKEQNFGPLLGKRVGVLVNHTAQDRDGRPLVDLLMEAPGVTLVAVFTPEHGLTGKMEHGAPVPDSVYPGTEIPVHSLYGETKRPTAEQMKDIDVLVCDLPDIGTRFYTYATSMGYALEETARGGKEFVLLDRPNPLGGMAMEGLVLSSEVRHFTAYFSVPTRHGLTLGELARWHNEKAALNARLLVVPMEGWRRSMLWPQTEMPFLAPSPNIPTPRAALLYSGIGAFESTNVSVGRGTHTPFEVFGAPWMRNITVARTLSRQRLPGLRFKPVTFRPTSDRYKGQVCYGVQIVVTDTRRARPVDLFVHAACALRDSSPKDFKPRWDEMPRVVGTPEWKDWFLSGEKPERLLERARATIDVFRIERLGILLY; encoded by the coding sequence ATGAACCGCCGAATCGCGGCGTTAACGGTCTTCCTGTTGGCGGGGGTTCTCCGCGCCGAGGTCAAGACCGGGCTGGATGTTTTGAAGGAACAAAATTTCGGACCCCTGCTGGGAAAACGGGTGGGGGTTCTCGTCAACCACACGGCCCAGGACCGCGACGGACGCCCCCTGGTGGACCTGCTGATGGAGGCCCCGGGCGTGACCCTGGTGGCGGTGTTCACCCCGGAGCATGGGTTGACGGGAAAGATGGAACACGGCGCGCCGGTCCCCGATTCGGTGTACCCGGGCACGGAAATCCCGGTGCACAGTCTTTATGGCGAGACGAAACGCCCGACCGCCGAGCAGATGAAAGACATCGATGTCTTGGTCTGCGATTTGCCGGACATCGGCACGCGCTTTTACACCTACGCGACCAGCATGGGTTACGCCCTGGAGGAAACCGCCCGCGGCGGCAAGGAGTTCGTGTTGCTCGACCGCCCGAACCCCCTGGGGGGAATGGCGATGGAAGGGTTGGTCCTTTCCTCCGAGGTCCGGCATTTCACGGCGTATTTTTCCGTTCCCACGCGGCACGGTTTGACGCTGGGCGAACTGGCCCGCTGGCACAATGAAAAAGCCGCTTTGAACGCGCGCCTGCTGGTCGTGCCCATGGAGGGGTGGCGGAGGTCCATGCTCTGGCCCCAAACGGAGATGCCTTTTTTGGCCCCCTCGCCCAACATTCCCACGCCCCGCGCCGCCCTTTTGTACAGCGGAATCGGGGCTTTTGAATCCACGAACGTGTCCGTGGGGCGGGGCACCCACACCCCCTTCGAAGTGTTCGGAGCCCCCTGGATGCGCAACATCACCGTTGCCCGCACGCTCTCGCGCCAACGATTGCCGGGACTGCGTTTTAAGCCCGTGACGTTCCGCCCGACGTCCGACCGTTATAAAGGCCAGGTGTGTTACGGTGTTCAGATCGTCGTGACGGACACGCGGCGCGCCCGGCCGGTGGACCTCTTCGTGCACGCCGCCTGCGCCCTGCGGGACTCTTCCCCCAAAGATTTCAAACCCCGGTGGGACGAAATGCCCCGGGTGGTGGGAACCCCGGAATGGAAGGATTGGTTCCTCTCGGGCGAGAAACCGGAACGGTTGTTGGAACGCGCCCGCGCGACCATTGATGTTTTTCGGATCGAGCGCTTGGGCATTTTGTTGTATTGA
- a CDS encoding N-acetylmuramic acid 6-phosphate etherase — MNDRDYGRIPTERPHAGSRDLDRLSPSRLFDLMNAQDAAVVRAVRRAKRGVLRAVDIVVDRLSRGGRLYLVGAGTSGRLCVLEAAECPPTFNTPPRQIQAVMAGGRSSVFRSREGAEDDPAPVRRLFDRVLTPRDAVVAVAASGVTAHARAALAAARRKKAAAVFLTGNPGARPPADARVVFATGPEILTGSTRLKAGTATKMILNMLTTMSMVRLGKVHGQWMVDLQPRSRKLAARGRRLIVDLGGATPARAAALLRQAGGRTKTAILMAGRSVSRSVAEKRLKAAGGRLREAMR, encoded by the coding sequence ATGAACGACCGCGATTACGGCCGAATTCCCACCGAACGCCCGCACGCGGGGTCTCGCGACCTGGACCGTCTGTCCCCTTCGCGGTTGTTCGACCTGATGAACGCCCAGGACGCCGCTGTCGTGCGGGCCGTCCGCCGCGCCAAGCGCGGTGTGCTCCGCGCCGTGGACATCGTGGTGGATCGTTTGTCCCGCGGGGGGCGCCTTTACCTTGTCGGCGCCGGCACCAGCGGCCGCCTCTGTGTTCTGGAAGCCGCCGAATGCCCGCCGACCTTCAACACGCCGCCGCGTCAAATCCAGGCCGTCATGGCCGGCGGGCGGTCCAGCGTTTTTCGTTCCCGGGAGGGGGCCGAGGACGATCCCGCCCCGGTCCGACGGTTGTTCGATCGCGTTTTGACCCCGCGCGACGCGGTGGTCGCGGTGGCGGCCAGCGGCGTCACCGCCCACGCCCGGGCCGCCCTGGCGGCGGCGCGCCGGAAAAAAGCGGCGGCCGTTTTCCTCACCGGAAACCCCGGCGCGCGGCCCCCCGCCGACGCGCGGGTGGTGTTCGCCACCGGTCCGGAGATCCTCACGGGGTCGACCCGACTCAAAGCCGGCACGGCGACCAAGATGATACTAAACATGCTGACGACGATGTCCATGGTGCGGCTCGGCAAGGTGCACGGCCAGTGGATGGTGGATTTGCAGCCGCGATCGCGCAAATTGGCGGCGCGGGGGCGGCGGTTGATCGTCGATTTGGGAGGGGCGACGCCGGCGCGGGCGGCGGCCTTGCTCCGTCAAGCGGGCGGGCGCACCAAAACCGCCATCCTCATGGCCGGACGAAGCGTGTCGCGGTCCGTGGCCGAAAAACGCCTTAAGGCCGCGGGGGGCCGTTTGCGGGAGGCGATGCGATGA
- the nagZ gene encoding beta-N-acetylhexosaminidase, which produces MDTTRALIGRTLVFGIPGPTVTDADKRLFRDTGASGLILYRINYRSPAQIRALIRDLEEAVERRLLVTVDHEGGRVVMFGGGVTVFPDNLAFGNAGRADWARAEGRVEGRELRRLGIDVNFSPTVDVLTDAFSPNIGIRSYGRDPRRVGALAAARIRALQAEGVSACAKHFPGLGPATRDPHLDLPVIDTGWAELRRRPLAPFRAALRAGVDLVMTSHPLYPRLTGGERIPVTFSRRLTHDLLRSELGFRGVIASDDLEMGALKRFGGPGPSAVRAARAGHDLLLCCHRAGWQRNVYSSLAAALRSGEIKTADLERSVGRIDALRGAHRPRFAPGTPRPERGGVALADRVARAGLRTRPGRAPLPVPATSRTLILFPRLRPLAKNIFIESELQNPADLFPPAPRLRLLPIDPGREDIARARAAANRSDAVVFFCYDAHLQPGNRRLLKTLEALGVPLVLVALRDPYDIEFARPATTVVTATGFRRCQVAAARRAVFGR; this is translated from the coding sequence GTGGACACAACGCGCGCGCTGATCGGCCGAACCCTGGTGTTCGGAATCCCCGGCCCCACCGTGACCGACGCGGACAAACGCCTCTTCCGGGACACGGGCGCCTCCGGACTCATCCTTTACCGCATCAATTACCGCTCCCCCGCGCAAATCCGCGCCTTGATCCGCGACCTGGAAGAAGCCGTGGAACGGCGTCTGTTGGTCACCGTCGACCACGAGGGCGGCCGCGTCGTCATGTTCGGCGGAGGGGTGACCGTTTTCCCCGACAATTTGGCCTTCGGAAACGCCGGGCGGGCGGATTGGGCGCGGGCCGAAGGGCGCGTGGAGGGCCGGGAGCTCCGCCGGCTGGGGATCGACGTGAACTTTTCCCCCACCGTCGACGTGTTGACGGACGCCTTCAGCCCCAACATCGGCATCCGCTCCTACGGCCGCGACCCGCGCCGCGTCGGGGCCCTGGCCGCCGCCCGCATCCGGGCCCTTCAGGCCGAGGGCGTGAGCGCCTGCGCCAAACACTTTCCCGGTTTGGGCCCGGCCACCCGGGACCCCCATCTCGACCTTCCCGTCATCGACACGGGCTGGGCGGAGCTCCGCCGTCGTCCCCTCGCGCCTTTTCGGGCCGCCCTGCGCGCGGGGGTCGATCTGGTCATGACCTCCCACCCGCTCTACCCCCGCCTCACGGGCGGCGAGCGGATTCCGGTCACTTTTTCCAGACGGTTAACGCACGATCTCCTGCGAAGCGAATTGGGGTTCCGCGGCGTGATCGCTTCGGACGATTTGGAAATGGGCGCTCTCAAGCGGTTCGGCGGTCCCGGCCCTTCGGCCGTCCGCGCCGCCCGCGCCGGCCACGACCTCCTCCTCTGCTGCCACCGGGCGGGTTGGCAACGGAACGTTTATTCCTCGCTCGCCGCGGCGCTGCGGTCCGGGGAGATCAAAACCGCCGATCTGGAAAGGTCCGTTGGGCGGATCGACGCCCTCCGGGGCGCCCATCGTCCGCGCTTCGCCCCCGGCACGCCCCGCCCGGAGCGGGGCGGCGTCGCCCTGGCGGACCGTGTGGCACGGGCCGGGCTCCGAACACGGCCCGGGCGCGCGCCCTTGCCGGTGCCCGCGACATCAAGAACACTGATCCTGTTCCCTCGGCTGCGCCCCCTGGCGAAAAATATTTTCATTGAATCCGAACTGCAAAACCCGGCGGATCTCTTTCCCCCCGCCCCCCGCCTTCGCCTTCTGCCCATCGATCCCGGCCGCGAAGACATCGCCCGCGCCCGCGCGGCGGCGAACCGGTCGGACGCCGTTGTTTTTTTCTGCTACGACGCGCACTTGCAACCCGGGAACCGCCGGTTGTTGAAAACCCTGGAGGCACTGGGCGTCCCCCTCGTGCTCGTGGCCCTTCGGGACCCTTACGACATCGAATTCGCCCGCCCCGCGACCACCGTGGTCACGGCCACCGGATTCCGTCGATGCCAAGTCGCCGCCGCCCGGCGGGCGGTGTTCGGCCGGTGA
- a CDS encoding MltA domain-containing protein: MSSRSAALALVALAGCLGPVEKKGGGPVAFAPSPTDRGLVRLEAAAWPALTDDAPRPALARALRASVDFYARQPGDRIFLFGTDAYTAAELAVAYGRLADDLPGLGLGLTERVRRDFIVYMSAGTDADRTVVFSSYYEHELPASLKKTDRYRYPLYARPPDLEERVSARGVKTVVRRSAAGTRPYHTREEIDSKGALRGRGLEIAWADDPVQVFFLQVQGSGWLRLPNGERLRVRYAGNNGHPYKSVGGNLIATGVLPGSRFSRRTMVSFLEKSPQRQSYLNVNPRYVFFQIDRSANREKVFGSINAPLTGGRSVATDFSLFPAGALGWMEAREDIPVARYILNQDEGGAIKGPGRVDFFAGGGPEAEKFAVSFWEKGRLYFLAPRRGSDGGAPAGN; the protein is encoded by the coding sequence GTGAGCTCCCGGTCGGCCGCCCTGGCGCTCGTTGCCCTGGCCGGGTGCCTGGGACCCGTGGAAAAAAAAGGGGGGGGCCCCGTGGCGTTCGCGCCGTCGCCGACGGACCGGGGGCTGGTCCGGCTGGAGGCGGCGGCCTGGCCCGCGTTGACCGATGACGCCCCGCGCCCGGCCCTGGCTCGCGCCCTTCGGGCCAGCGTGGATTTTTACGCCCGCCAACCCGGCGATCGGATTTTCCTATTCGGAACCGACGCCTACACCGCCGCCGAACTGGCCGTCGCCTACGGGCGTCTGGCCGACGACCTGCCGGGACTCGGCCTGGGCCTGACGGAACGCGTTCGTCGCGATTTCATTGTTTACATGTCCGCGGGCACGGACGCCGATCGGACCGTTGTGTTTTCCTCTTACTACGAACACGAACTGCCCGCGTCCCTCAAAAAAACCGATCGCTACCGATACCCCCTCTACGCGCGTCCCCCCGATTTGGAGGAGCGCGTCTCCGCGCGCGGGGTCAAAACCGTCGTGCGGCGTTCGGCCGCCGGAACCCGCCCTTACCACACCCGGGAGGAAATCGATTCCAAGGGGGCTCTGCGGGGGCGCGGTCTCGAAATCGCCTGGGCGGACGACCCGGTGCAGGTGTTTTTCCTTCAGGTTCAGGGATCGGGTTGGTTGCGGTTGCCCAACGGGGAGCGGCTGCGGGTGCGCTACGCGGGAAACAACGGCCATCCCTACAAATCGGTGGGCGGGAATTTGATCGCGACCGGTGTGTTGCCCGGGAGCCGGTTCAGCCGTCGAACCATGGTGTCGTTTTTGGAAAAAAGCCCCCAACGCCAGTCGTATCTCAACGTCAATCCCCGGTACGTTTTTTTTCAAATCGATCGAAGCGCCAATCGGGAGAAAGTGTTCGGATCGATCAACGCCCCGTTGACGGGGGGGCGGTCGGTGGCGACGGATTTTTCCCTTTTCCCCGCGGGGGCCTTGGGCTGGATGGAAGCCCGCGAAGACATTCCCGTCGCCCGTTACATCCTCAACCAGGATGAGGGCGGAGCCATCAAAGGCCCGGGGCGCGTGGATTTTTTTGCGGGCGGCGGCCCCGAGGCGGAAAAATTCGCCGTGTCGTTCTGGGAAAAGGGACGCCTTTATTTCCTGGCGCCCCGGCGGGGCAGCGACGGGGGCGCGCCCGCCGGAAACTGA
- a CDS encoding phenylalanine--tRNA ligase subunit beta — protein MKLSLAWLRDFVDIKESPERVAAALLKRGFEVSSHQRVGGDVSGVVSARVESAEKHPNADKLKVCSVFDGEQRFPVVCGASNVRAGGVYPLARLGARLPGDFVIEKRPLRGVESHGMMCSARELGLGDDHAGLFELPGDTPLGKNVTDLLGLDDTVLEIEVTPNRPDALSHWGIARELAAAFGRKMKTPAAHAAAGPARRDLVAVRDAACGYYAARVLEGVRIGPSPLWLRLRLERCGLRSINNVVDVTNFVLLDLGHPLHAFDRKTLAGAGVVVRRGAAGETLACLDGVTRPVEGLLVIADADRPVAAAGVMGGQPTAVSDATTELLLESAVFAPSDVRRTRRVLNISTESSYRFERGTDAVLAALAARRAAALILEMAGGRATGNQIVAVKAKAASPVNVRLDRLAGLVGTSLTASQVKQALAPLGFVVTGAGKNLKVKRPPHRADVRDTADVAEEIARSIGLDHVPERVRGATMAPQGDTPLRRLVLAARARFVGLGFLEAKTAGLIPRALWEKWAGPGAEIPAEVDNPLSLSGECLGPSLLAGLMPLVEGNLRRGNGLVRLFETARVFHRGPAGVEEADHLAWVAVGRSHGDHWSRRPRALDVWDAKAWTKAYLKDIRLAGARFAAPDVPFLHPVEAQTVWMGETRLGVYGRVHPRTAEALGLSPETWVGELNLSAAAAGPRAAVSFAGLSRQPALVRDFSLVFPDAVSWASIVFWIHREIPAAESVELFDVFTGGGLLAGRRSLAFRVAFRHADKTLSDAEAQDLHARVIQGMVKTFQAELRASEANAAP, from the coding sequence GTGAAGCTTTCGCTCGCGTGGTTGAGGGATTTCGTGGACATCAAAGAATCGCCGGAACGCGTGGCCGCGGCGCTTCTCAAGCGCGGTTTCGAGGTGTCCTCCCACCAACGGGTCGGCGGCGACGTGTCGGGGGTGGTGTCCGCGCGGGTGGAGTCGGCGGAAAAACACCCCAACGCCGACAAACTCAAAGTGTGCTCGGTCTTCGATGGGGAACAACGTTTCCCGGTGGTGTGCGGCGCGTCCAACGTCCGGGCCGGAGGGGTTTACCCCCTGGCGCGCCTGGGCGCCCGATTGCCCGGGGATTTCGTCATCGAAAAGCGTCCGCTGCGGGGCGTCGAATCCCACGGCATGATGTGTTCGGCCCGCGAATTGGGATTGGGGGACGACCACGCCGGGCTCTTTGAACTTCCCGGCGACACGCCGCTCGGGAAAAACGTCACCGACCTGCTGGGCCTGGACGACACCGTTTTGGAAATCGAAGTCACCCCCAACCGCCCGGACGCGCTCTCCCATTGGGGCATCGCCCGCGAATTGGCGGCCGCCTTCGGCCGGAAAATGAAAACGCCGGCGGCCCACGCCGCCGCGGGGCCCGCGCGCCGTGATTTGGTCGCCGTGCGGGACGCCGCCTGCGGTTACTACGCGGCCCGGGTTCTCGAGGGCGTTCGGATCGGTCCTTCGCCCCTTTGGCTCCGCCTGCGCCTGGAACGGTGCGGCCTGCGGTCCATCAATAACGTGGTGGACGTGACGAATTTCGTGTTGCTCGACCTGGGGCATCCCCTGCACGCGTTCGATCGCAAAACCCTGGCGGGGGCCGGGGTGGTCGTCCGTCGCGGCGCGGCGGGGGAAACCTTGGCGTGCCTGGACGGCGTGACCCGTCCCGTCGAGGGTTTGCTGGTGATCGCCGACGCCGATCGCCCGGTGGCCGCGGCCGGCGTGATGGGGGGCCAACCGACCGCCGTGTCCGACGCGACGACGGAATTGCTTTTGGAAAGCGCCGTGTTCGCGCCTTCCGATGTGCGCCGAACCCGCCGGGTCCTGAACATTTCCACCGAAAGCTCCTACCGTTTTGAAAGGGGAACCGACGCGGTGCTGGCCGCCCTGGCGGCGCGCCGCGCGGCGGCCTTGATTTTGGAAATGGCGGGCGGTCGGGCCACGGGAAATCAAATCGTGGCGGTAAAAGCCAAGGCCGCGTCCCCGGTGAACGTTCGGTTGGATCGCCTGGCGGGGCTGGTGGGGACGTCCCTCACCGCGTCTCAAGTGAAACAAGCTTTGGCCCCGTTGGGGTTTGTCGTAACCGGCGCCGGGAAAAATCTAAAGGTCAAACGTCCCCCGCATCGGGCCGACGTCCGCGACACGGCCGACGTGGCGGAGGAAATCGCCCGTTCCATCGGTTTGGACCACGTGCCGGAGCGCGTCCGCGGCGCCACGATGGCCCCCCAGGGGGACACGCCTTTGCGGCGGCTTGTCTTGGCGGCCCGGGCCCGCTTCGTCGGGTTGGGATTTTTGGAGGCCAAAACCGCCGGCTTGATTCCCCGCGCGCTCTGGGAAAAATGGGCCGGCCCCGGCGCGGAAATCCCGGCGGAGGTGGACAACCCCCTCTCTTTGTCCGGCGAATGCCTTGGCCCGTCGCTCCTGGCCGGTTTGATGCCCTTGGTGGAAGGAAATCTTCGTCGCGGGAACGGCCTGGTCCGCCTGTTCGAAACCGCCCGGGTGTTCCACCGCGGCCCGGCCGGCGTCGAAGAGGCCGATCACCTGGCCTGGGTGGCCGTGGGCCGCTCCCACGGGGACCATTGGTCCCGGCGCCCCCGGGCGCTGGATGTTTGGGACGCCAAGGCTTGGACGAAAGCGTACTTGAAGGACATTCGATTGGCCGGAGCGCGGTTCGCCGCTCCGGATGTCCCGTTCCTTCATCCCGTTGAAGCCCAAACCGTCTGGATGGGGGAAACCCGCCTCGGGGTTTACGGTCGCGTCCACCCGCGGACGGCGGAGGCGTTGGGCCTCTCCCCGGAGACCTGGGTTGGGGAACTGAATTTGTCGGCCGCTGCCGCCGGGCCCCGCGCGGCGGTTTCCTTCGCGGGCCTTTCCCGTCAGCCGGCCTTGGTGCGCGACTTCTCCCTGGTGTTTCCGGACGCGGTGTCCTGGGCCTCGATCGTTTTTTGGATCCATCGCGAAATCCCCGCGGCGGAATCCGTGGAACTTTTCGACGTTTTCACCGGCGGGGGACTGCTCGCCGGTCGGCGGAGCCTGGCGTTTCGCGTCGCGTTCCGCCACGCCGATAAAACCCTGAGCGACGCCGAGGCCCAGGATCTCCACGCCCGGGTCATTCAGGGGATGGTGAAAACCTTCCAAGCGGAATTGCGGGCGTCGGAGGCCAACGCCGCCCCGTGA